One segment of Streptomyces sp. TG1A-8 DNA contains the following:
- a CDS encoding helix-turn-helix transcriptional regulator gives MNQAELGAALRALRQASGKEAKVVARSAVMSTAKLSKIENGRVAPATADVERILTALDVSPEIKAEYLAAARAQATEATAWRLFRRMGYHKKQQQIRALESSMTLLRLFQPSLVPGLLQTPEYIRAVLEPKGLTDEQLSRTVSARIERQRVLYDTSKALHFVVTEPVLRWRLLPPAMMAGQLDRIVSVSRLPNVDVRVAPLDAPQRDVPGHSFVIRDDRVVTVETTHAEVVVTDPRDVSLYVEKFDRFASVSLAGDAMRDLVEGIRDAFLHERETP, from the coding sequence GTGAATCAGGCAGAACTCGGTGCCGCGCTGCGGGCGCTGCGGCAGGCGTCCGGCAAGGAGGCCAAGGTCGTCGCCCGCAGCGCAGTCATGTCGACCGCCAAGCTGTCGAAGATCGAGAACGGCCGTGTCGCCCCGGCGACGGCGGACGTGGAACGCATCCTCACGGCTTTGGACGTGTCCCCGGAGATCAAGGCCGAGTACCTCGCTGCAGCCCGCGCACAGGCCACAGAGGCAACCGCATGGCGCCTCTTTCGGCGCATGGGCTACCACAAGAAGCAGCAGCAGATCAGGGCGTTGGAGTCCTCGATGACGCTCCTGCGCCTCTTCCAGCCGTCCCTGGTTCCCGGTCTGCTCCAGACGCCCGAATACATCCGGGCAGTGTTGGAGCCGAAGGGCCTCACAGACGAACAGCTCTCCCGTACGGTCTCCGCCCGGATCGAGCGGCAACGCGTCCTGTACGACACCAGCAAAGCCCTGCACTTCGTGGTTACGGAACCCGTCCTGCGCTGGCGTCTCCTTCCGCCCGCGATGATGGCGGGCCAGCTGGACCGCATCGTGTCGGTGTCCCGCCTGCCGAACGTGGACGTGCGCGTGGCCCCCCTCGACGCGCCGCAGCGCGACGTGCCCGGTCACTCCTTCGTCATCCGGGACGACCGTGTGGTGACGGTCGAGACGACACACGCCGAGGTGGTCGTCACCGACCCACGGGACGTCTCCCTGTACGTCGAGAAGTTCGACCGCTTCGCCTCCGTGTCCCTTGCCGGGGACGCAATGCGCGACCTAGTCGAGGGCATCCGGGACGCGTTCTTGCACGAACGGGAAACGCCCTAG
- a CDS encoding DUF6879 family protein, giving the protein MISASNDLAARFSTFQEEAFRLETLDDYSNSGNPAAFRAFLAGETKPADYNADWLETVRKATESGKRMVRVHVLSRPLTPYLRYELSWGYQTNMTAGEEFHILDTTDRPNPLEGVPDFWLFDGREPVVLNYDENGAFTGPTFVPAPGALPTGEESEYATYRSVALAMSVPFTEWWGKHGAA; this is encoded by the coding sequence GTGATCAGCGCATCTAACGACCTGGCTGCCCGCTTTTCCACCTTCCAGGAGGAGGCGTTCCGGCTGGAGACTCTCGACGACTACAGCAACTCGGGCAACCCTGCCGCCTTCCGTGCCTTCCTCGCGGGGGAGACCAAGCCCGCCGACTACAACGCAGACTGGCTGGAGACCGTGCGAAAGGCGACGGAGAGCGGCAAGCGCATGGTGCGCGTCCACGTCCTGTCCCGCCCGCTCACGCCGTACCTCCGCTACGAGCTGAGCTGGGGTTACCAGACGAACATGACGGCGGGTGAGGAGTTCCACATCCTCGACACGACCGACCGCCCGAATCCGCTGGAGGGTGTGCCCGATTTCTGGCTCTTCGACGGCCGCGAGCCTGTGGTGCTCAACTACGACGAGAACGGCGCGTTCACCGGGCCGACGTTCGTCCCGGCACCGGGGGCGTTGCCCACGGGCGAGGAGTCCGAGTACGCGACGTATCGAAGCGTCGCCCTGGCCATGTCGGTGCCCTTCACCGAGTGGTGGGGGAAGCACGGAGCAGCGTGA
- the ychF gene encoding redox-regulated ATPase YchF, with protein sequence MSLTIGIVGLPNVGKSTLFNALTKNDVLAANYPFATIEPNVGVVGVPDGRLARLASIFKSERILPATVDFVDIAGIVRGASEGEGLGNKFLANIRESDAICQVIRAFKDENVVHVDGKVSPKDDIETINTELILADLQTVEKVLPRLQKESRIKKDVAPKVKAVEEAKEILEKGDTLFAHGIVQGSERAEPLHDLHLLTTKPFLYVFNVDEDELVDEEFKNEQRALVAPAEAIFLNAKLEADLAELDEEEALELLQSVGQDEPGLATLARVGFNTLGLQTYLTAGPKESRAWTIKKGATAPEAAGVIHTDFQKGFIKAEVISFDDLVEAGSVAEARAKGKARMEGKDYVMQDGDVVEFRFNV encoded by the coding sequence GTGTCGCTCACGATCGGAATCGTCGGCCTGCCGAATGTCGGCAAGTCGACCCTTTTCAACGCCCTGACCAAGAACGACGTGCTGGCGGCCAACTACCCGTTCGCCACGATCGAGCCGAACGTCGGCGTGGTCGGCGTCCCCGACGGCCGCCTCGCCAGGCTGGCGTCGATCTTCAAGTCGGAGCGCATCCTTCCGGCCACGGTCGACTTCGTGGACATCGCGGGCATCGTGCGCGGCGCCTCCGAGGGTGAGGGCCTGGGCAACAAGTTCCTCGCGAACATCCGCGAGTCCGACGCGATCTGCCAGGTGATCCGCGCCTTCAAGGACGAGAACGTCGTGCACGTCGACGGCAAGGTCTCGCCGAAGGACGACATCGAGACGATCAACACCGAGCTGATCCTCGCCGACCTCCAGACCGTCGAGAAGGTCCTGCCGCGCCTGCAGAAGGAGTCGCGGATCAAGAAGGACGTGGCGCCCAAGGTCAAGGCGGTCGAGGAGGCCAAGGAGATCCTGGAGAAGGGCGACACCCTCTTCGCACACGGCATCGTCCAGGGCAGCGAGCGCGCCGAGCCGCTGCACGACCTGCACCTGCTCACCACCAAGCCGTTCCTCTACGTCTTCAACGTCGACGAGGACGAGCTGGTGGACGAGGAATTCAAGAACGAGCAGCGCGCCCTGGTCGCCCCCGCCGAGGCGATCTTCCTGAACGCCAAGCTGGAGGCCGACCTCGCCGAGCTGGACGAGGAGGAGGCGCTGGAGCTGCTGCAGTCCGTCGGCCAGGACGAGCCCGGCCTCGCGACCCTGGCCCGGGTCGGCTTCAACACCCTCGGCCTGCAGACCTACCTCACCGCCGGCCCCAAGGAGTCCCGCGCCTGGACCATCAAGAAGGGCGCCACGGCCCCGGAGGCGGCCGGTGTCATCCACACCGACTTCCAGAAGGGCTTCATCAAGGCCGAGGTCATCTCCTTCGACGACCTGGTCGAGGCCGGCTCGGTCGCCGAGGCCCGCGCCAAGGGCAAGGCCCGCATGGAGGGCAAGGACTACGTCATGCAGGACGGCGACGTGGTGGAGTTCCGGTTCAACGTGTAG
- a CDS encoding DUF6542 domain-containing protein produces the protein MEQRRTRPSHHGPRRGTPPASLPPQARRRTAAERGPAPGAGGSARAVRLSRPVPPLPGLRLTGLGGSLFCVALMVLLGWLDHVLFGASAAVYGVLFLPVCLLTALWVRDGDVLTAPVAVPIAFAAGLFPVADTGGGLLGRLMALFTGLATQAGWLYAGTLATGAIVLVRRVRWVRRRRGA, from the coding sequence ATGGAGCAACGCAGGACGCGACCCTCTCACCACGGACCGCGACGCGGCACGCCGCCCGCGTCGCTGCCGCCGCAGGCACGGCGCCGGACGGCGGCCGAGCGCGGGCCCGCGCCGGGCGCCGGGGGCTCCGCGCGGGCGGTGCGGCTCTCCCGGCCGGTGCCGCCGCTGCCGGGCCTCCGGCTCACCGGGCTCGGCGGAAGCCTGTTCTGCGTGGCGCTGATGGTCCTGCTCGGTTGGCTGGACCACGTGCTGTTCGGGGCGTCCGCGGCGGTGTACGGGGTGCTGTTCCTGCCGGTGTGCCTGCTGACCGCGCTGTGGGTGCGCGACGGCGACGTGCTGACCGCACCGGTGGCCGTGCCGATCGCCTTCGCCGCGGGCCTGTTCCCCGTCGCCGACACCGGGGGCGGGCTGCTCGGGCGGTTGATGGCGCTGTTCACGGGCCTGGCCACGCAGGCGGGATGGCTGTACGCGGGCACGCTGGCCACCGGTGCGATCGTCCTGGTGCGCCGGGTGCGGTGGGTGCGGCGGCGGCGCGGCGCCTGA
- a CDS encoding NADP-dependent oxidoreductase, giving the protein MKRLQYDRYGGPEVMRLAEFEPPRPGPDEVLVRVRAAASNALDWKMRNGEMKLMTGRSFPRAMGHDFAGVVEAVGAGVTRLKAGDAVLGHARFRQAGAFAEMVTAPEKAVVLKPVDLSYEQAAALPTVGVTAYQATAEIRPGQAVFVNGCLGGVGRAAVQFARARGASVAGSCRNPAADEAHELGVEPVVGFGFDPAALAGRFDLVFDTPGMLPFAAARTLLKPGGTIVDIVPTPAKMIRSALPGPFRAMMGRPVTADLEEVARTLRLPIARTVPLTEAIPALTELEREQRPKGGKLVIVMAGS; this is encoded by the coding sequence GTGAAGCGCCTTCAATACGACCGCTACGGCGGCCCGGAGGTGATGCGGCTCGCTGAGTTCGAGCCACCACGCCCGGGTCCGGACGAGGTTCTCGTCCGCGTCCGGGCGGCGGCTTCCAACGCGCTGGACTGGAAGATGCGCAACGGCGAAATGAAGCTGATGACCGGCCGCTCCTTTCCCCGGGCGATGGGGCACGACTTCGCCGGAGTCGTCGAGGCGGTCGGCGCCGGCGTCACCCGCCTGAAGGCCGGCGACGCGGTACTCGGCCACGCTCGGTTCCGGCAGGCGGGGGCGTTCGCCGAGATGGTGACGGCCCCGGAGAAGGCGGTCGTGCTCAAACCGGTGGACCTTTCGTACGAGCAGGCCGCCGCGCTGCCGACCGTGGGCGTGACCGCCTACCAGGCCACGGCGGAAATCCGGCCCGGGCAGGCGGTCTTCGTCAACGGATGCCTGGGCGGGGTGGGCCGGGCCGCCGTCCAGTTCGCCCGGGCGCGGGGAGCCTCGGTCGCCGGCAGCTGCCGCAACCCTGCGGCCGACGAGGCCCACGAGCTCGGCGTCGAGCCGGTAGTGGGTTTCGGCTTCGACCCGGCCGCCCTCGCGGGACGGTTCGATCTCGTCTTCGACACGCCCGGCATGCTTCCCTTCGCCGCGGCCCGAACGCTGCTGAAGCCCGGCGGAACCATCGTCGACATCGTCCCAACCCCGGCCAAAATGATCAGAAGCGCACTGCCCGGCCCGTTCCGGGCGATGATGGGCCGGCCGGTGACCGCCGACCTGGAGGAGGTGGCCCGGACCCTGCGCCTGCCCATCGCCCGTACGGTCCCGTTGACCGAGGCGATTCCCGCCCTGACGGAGCTGGAGCGCGAGCAGCGCCCGAAGGGCGGCAAACTGGTCATCGTCATGGCCGGAAGCTGA
- a CDS encoding cupin domain-containing protein yields the protein MAKVNIVRPGEGEILGSRAQQIRILENGEHTDHRLGFAEVTIPPGTPSPLQHRHAQHDEGFYVLAGTFRFTVGEDQYDAGPGTWVIVPTGAPHTFANVGDENAVMLNTFTPDLYVQYFRDFKAMIDSGQPVNAETMQPLWKNYATEISNEYAS from the coding sequence GTGGCGAAGGTAAACATCGTCCGCCCCGGTGAGGGCGAGATCCTCGGCAGCAGGGCGCAGCAGATCCGCATCCTGGAGAACGGTGAGCACACCGACCACCGGCTGGGGTTCGCCGAGGTCACCATTCCGCCGGGCACCCCGAGCCCGTTGCAGCATCGCCACGCCCAGCATGACGAGGGCTTCTACGTGCTGGCGGGAACTTTCCGGTTCACCGTCGGCGAGGACCAATACGACGCCGGGCCGGGCACCTGGGTCATCGTGCCGACCGGGGCGCCGCACACGTTCGCCAACGTCGGCGACGAGAACGCGGTCATGCTGAACACCTTCACGCCGGACCTGTATGTGCAGTACTTCCGCGACTTCAAGGCCATGATCGATTCCGGGCAGCCGGTCAACGCCGAGACCATGCAACCGCTCTGGAAGAACTACGCCACCGAGATCTCGAACGAGTACGCCTCGTGA
- a CDS encoding helix-turn-helix domain-containing protein, translated as MIGNLETFQDELAASGFPPLVNKLAGAGFRGRIATRDLGPLRLVSLDTPESACIGRERDASDGENLAVKVMTWGRTRIEQGRGDAELGPTDLVLLDPTRTLRFESTAAAHVTILVPRRELRIRPAQIDRLIGVRIDGSHGPGALVSVLARESARSATGFRETEALRSAAAVVELIAVALEARLGDEQPAPNELLRDRITGYIEARLTDPDLSAPGIAAAHHISVRRLHKLFEDQPLTVAALIRRRRLERCRAELTGSGRTVTAVAARWGFSDPTHFSKLFKATYGYNPRALVTSNRAQTTKTRTAGPGKDGGDQGTQ; from the coding sequence GTGATTGGCAACCTTGAGACGTTCCAGGACGAGCTGGCCGCCAGCGGGTTTCCGCCGCTGGTCAACAAGCTGGCCGGGGCCGGTTTCCGGGGCCGGATCGCCACCCGCGACCTCGGGCCGCTGCGGCTGGTCTCCCTCGACACGCCAGAGAGCGCCTGCATCGGGCGGGAGCGCGACGCTTCCGACGGCGAGAACCTGGCGGTCAAGGTGATGACCTGGGGCCGGACGCGGATCGAGCAAGGGCGCGGCGACGCCGAACTCGGGCCGACCGACTTGGTGCTGCTCGATCCCACGCGTACGCTCCGGTTCGAGAGCACCGCCGCGGCGCACGTCACTATCCTGGTTCCGCGCCGGGAGCTTCGGATCCGGCCCGCGCAGATCGATCGGCTCATCGGCGTACGCATCGACGGCAGCCACGGCCCGGGCGCTCTCGTCTCCGTGCTGGCCCGGGAGTCGGCGCGGTCGGCGACCGGGTTCCGTGAGACGGAGGCGCTGCGATCGGCGGCGGCCGTCGTCGAGCTGATCGCTGTCGCACTGGAGGCCCGGCTCGGCGACGAACAACCGGCCCCGAACGAGTTGCTGCGGGACCGGATCACCGGCTACATCGAGGCGCGGCTGACCGATCCCGATCTGTCCGCGCCCGGCATCGCCGCCGCCCATCACATCTCAGTACGTCGGCTGCACAAGCTGTTCGAGGACCAGCCGCTCACCGTCGCGGCCCTGATCCGCCGTCGCCGCCTGGAGCGCTGCCGAGCCGAGCTGACCGGAAGCGGACGTACGGTCACCGCCGTGGCCGCCCGGTGGGGATTCTCCGATCCCACCCATTTCAGCAAGCTCTTCAAGGCGACGTACGGCTACAACCCGCGCGCACTGGTAACCAGCAACCGTGCACAGACGACCAAGACGCGCACAGCCGGCCCGGGAAAGGATGGTGGTGACCAAGGCACGCAATAG
- the ppgK gene encoding polyphosphate--glucose phosphotransferase has protein sequence MQIFGVDIGGSGIKGAPVDLDEGDLAQERCKVLTPHPATPDGVADGVKQVVDHFGWTGPVGLTFPGVVTGGATVRTAANVDRNWIDTDARALFSERLGGLPVTVVNDADAAGVAEMRFGAGRDRSGTVVLLTFGTGIGSALFVDGVLVPNTELGHLELNGHEAEKRASSKAKEDHDLSWEQWARRVQKYLAHVEMLFSPGLFIIGGGVSRKADKFLHFIEGVKAEIVPAQLQNNAGIVGAAMHAGEGRAQA, from the coding sequence ATGCAGATCTTCGGCGTGGACATCGGCGGATCCGGGATCAAGGGTGCCCCTGTGGACCTGGACGAGGGCGACCTGGCCCAGGAGCGGTGCAAGGTGCTCACCCCGCACCCGGCGACGCCCGACGGCGTGGCCGACGGCGTGAAGCAGGTCGTCGACCACTTCGGCTGGACCGGTCCGGTGGGCCTGACCTTCCCCGGGGTGGTCACCGGCGGCGCCACGGTGCGCACGGCGGCGAACGTGGACAGGAACTGGATCGATACGGACGCGCGCGCCCTGTTCAGCGAGCGGCTGGGTGGCCTGCCGGTGACCGTGGTCAACGACGCGGACGCGGCCGGCGTCGCCGAGATGCGCTTCGGCGCCGGCCGCGACCGCAGCGGCACGGTCGTGCTGCTCACCTTCGGCACCGGCATCGGCAGCGCCCTGTTCGTGGACGGCGTCCTCGTTCCCAACACCGAGCTGGGCCACCTGGAGCTGAACGGCCACGAGGCGGAGAAGCGGGCCTCCAGCAAGGCCAAGGAGGACCACGACCTGAGCTGGGAGCAGTGGGCGCGCCGGGTGCAGAAGTACCTCGCGCACGTCGAGATGCTGTTCTCGCCCGGACTGTTCATCATCGGCGGCGGCGTGAGCCGCAAGGCGGACAAGTTCCTGCACTTCATCGAGGGCGTCAAGGCCGAGATCGTGCCGGCGCAGCTGCAGAACAACGCGGGGATCGTCGGCGCGGCGATGCACGCGGGGGAGGGGCGGGCGCAGGCCTAG
- a CDS encoding 4-hydroxy-3-methylbut-2-enyl diphosphate reductase gives MTASSGRRVLLAAPRGYCAGVDRAVIAVEKALEQYGAPIYVRHEIVHNKYVVQTLEKKGAVFVERTEEVPPGNIVMFSAHGVAPAVHEEARRGRLATIDATCPLVTKVHKEAVRYAKDDYDILLIGHEGHEEVIGTSGEAPDHIQLVDGPEDVAKVEVRDPSKVVWLSQTTLSVDETMETVDALKTKFPALVSPPSDDICYATQNRQLAVKRMGAEAELVIVVGSRNSSNSKRLVEVAKLAGARAAYLVDFASEIDEAWLEGVGTVGVTSGASVPEVLVEEVLERLAGHGYGDVEIVRAAEESITFSLPKELRRDLRDEAAALVAERGGSGTPAA, from the coding sequence ATGACCGCTTCGTCTGGCCGCCGCGTCCTGCTCGCCGCCCCCCGGGGCTACTGCGCCGGTGTGGACCGCGCCGTGATCGCCGTCGAGAAGGCCCTCGAACAGTACGGGGCCCCGATCTACGTCCGGCACGAGATCGTCCACAACAAGTACGTCGTCCAGACGCTGGAGAAGAAGGGCGCCGTTTTCGTCGAGCGGACGGAGGAGGTGCCGCCGGGCAACATCGTGATGTTCTCGGCGCACGGCGTCGCCCCGGCCGTCCACGAGGAGGCCCGGCGGGGCCGCCTCGCCACCATCGACGCGACCTGCCCCCTGGTCACCAAGGTCCACAAGGAGGCCGTCCGGTACGCCAAGGACGACTACGACATCCTCCTGATCGGGCACGAGGGCCACGAGGAGGTCATCGGCACCTCCGGCGAGGCCCCCGACCACATCCAGCTCGTCGACGGCCCCGAGGACGTCGCCAAGGTGGAGGTCCGCGACCCCTCCAAGGTGGTCTGGCTGTCCCAGACCACCCTGTCCGTGGACGAGACCATGGAGACCGTCGACGCCCTGAAGACGAAGTTCCCGGCCCTCGTGTCCCCGCCCAGCGACGACATCTGCTACGCCACCCAGAACCGCCAGCTCGCGGTGAAGCGGATGGGCGCCGAGGCCGAGCTGGTCATCGTCGTCGGCTCGCGCAACTCCTCCAACTCCAAGCGGCTGGTCGAGGTCGCCAAGCTCGCCGGCGCCCGCGCGGCGTACCTGGTGGACTTCGCGAGCGAGATCGACGAGGCCTGGCTGGAGGGCGTCGGCACGGTCGGCGTGACTTCCGGCGCCTCCGTCCCCGAGGTCCTGGTCGAGGAGGTCCTGGAACGGCTCGCCGGGCACGGCTACGGCGACGTCGAGATCGTCAGGGCGGCCGAGGAGTCCATCACCTTCTCGCTGCCCAAGGAACTCCGCCGCGACCTGCGGGACGAAGCGGCCGCCCTGGTGGCCGAGCGCGGCGGATCCGGCACACCGGCGGCGTGA
- the xseA gene encoding exodeoxyribonuclease VII large subunit has protein sequence MAVNTSPETPLPVGEVSRLIGGWIDRLGAVWVEGQITQLSRRPGAGVVFLTLRDPSYDVSVSVTCYRQVFDAVADVVGEGARVVVLAKPEWYAPRGQLSLRAAEIRPVGVGELLARLERLKKALAAEGLFAPERKRPLPFLPQLIGLVCGRASAAERDVLENARRRWPAVRFEVRNVAVQGVHAVPQVVQAVKELDAAGEVDVIIVARGGGSVEDLLPFSDEQLVRAVAQCRTPVVSAIGHEPDNPLLDHVADLRASTPTDAAKKVVPDVGEEHERVRMLRDRARRCVGALVEREQRGLAHALARPSMEDPHRMVDERADHVASLLERGRRTLGHLLDRADSELTHTRARVVALSPAATLKRGYAVLQKADGHVVRDPEEVARGEALRARVADGEFPVKVGE, from the coding sequence ATGGCTGTGAACACCTCGCCCGAGACCCCGCTCCCCGTCGGGGAGGTCTCCCGGCTCATCGGGGGATGGATCGACCGGCTCGGGGCGGTCTGGGTCGAGGGGCAGATCACGCAGTTGTCGCGGCGGCCCGGGGCCGGGGTGGTGTTCCTGACGCTGCGGGACCCGTCGTACGACGTCTCCGTCAGCGTGACCTGCTACCGGCAGGTGTTCGACGCGGTGGCCGACGTCGTGGGCGAGGGGGCCCGGGTCGTCGTACTGGCCAAGCCGGAGTGGTACGCGCCGCGGGGGCAGCTCTCGCTGCGGGCCGCGGAGATACGGCCCGTGGGCGTCGGCGAGCTGCTGGCCCGGCTGGAGCGGCTGAAGAAGGCGCTGGCGGCCGAGGGGCTGTTCGCGCCCGAGCGCAAGAGACCGCTGCCCTTCCTGCCCCAGCTGATCGGACTGGTGTGCGGTCGCGCCTCCGCCGCGGAGCGGGACGTGCTGGAGAACGCCCGGCGCCGCTGGCCGGCCGTCCGCTTCGAGGTGCGCAACGTCGCCGTGCAGGGCGTGCACGCCGTCCCGCAGGTCGTGCAGGCCGTCAAGGAGCTGGACGCGGCCGGGGAGGTGGACGTGATCATCGTCGCCCGGGGCGGCGGCAGCGTGGAGGACCTGCTGCCGTTCTCCGACGAGCAGCTGGTGCGGGCCGTGGCGCAGTGCCGTACGCCGGTCGTCTCCGCGATCGGGCACGAGCCGGACAACCCGCTGCTGGACCACGTCGCCGACCTGCGCGCCTCCACTCCGACCGACGCGGCGAAGAAGGTCGTGCCGGACGTGGGCGAGGAGCACGAGCGGGTGCGGATGCTGCGGGACCGGGCCCGGCGCTGCGTGGGCGCGCTGGTGGAGCGGGAGCAGCGGGGACTGGCGCACGCGCTGGCCCGGCCCTCGATGGAGGACCCGCACCGGATGGTCGACGAGCGGGCCGACCACGTCGCCTCCCTGCTGGAGCGTGGCCGGCGCACGCTCGGCCACCTCCTGGACCGCGCCGACTCCGAGCTGACGCACACCCGCGCGCGCGTGGTGGCCCTCTCCCCCGCGGCGACGCTGAAGCGCGGCTACGCGGTGCTGCAGAAGGCGGACGGGCACGTGGTCCGCGATCCCGAAGAGGTCGCGCGGGGCGAGGCGCTGCGGGCCCGCGTCGCCGACGGCGAATTCCCAGTGAAGGTGGGCGAATGA
- a CDS encoding exodeoxyribonuclease VII small subunit: protein MTGKVDEALSYEQARDELIEVVRRLEAGGTTLEESLALWERGEELAKVCRRWLEGARARLDAALAEEDEGAQGAGGGGE from the coding sequence ATGACCGGCAAGGTGGACGAGGCACTGTCGTACGAGCAGGCGCGCGACGAGCTGATCGAGGTCGTACGGCGCCTGGAGGCGGGCGGTACGACGCTGGAGGAGTCCCTGGCGCTGTGGGAGCGCGGCGAGGAACTGGCCAAGGTGTGTCGGCGCTGGCTGGAGGGTGCGCGGGCCCGCCTGGACGCGGCGCTCGCCGAGGAGGACGAAGGGGCGCAGGGGGCGGGAGGCGGCGGCGAGTAG
- a CDS encoding DUF4245 domain-containing protein yields the protein MAGSKGKQKTARDMILSLAVIGIAAAVMYFFIPHDDHAPDIKRVDYRIELLTARRAASYPVAAPEGLPKTWKATSVRYQGEDSDRWHLGFRTPDGQYVQVEQSAEKRADFIDRASQGAAATKRTERIGARTWTRYTGGRYDALVLENTPGSTTVVAGTATFARLTEMAAALRTR from the coding sequence GTGGCAGGTTCGAAAGGCAAGCAGAAGACGGCCCGGGACATGATCCTCTCCCTGGCCGTGATCGGGATCGCGGCCGCGGTCATGTACTTCTTCATCCCGCACGACGATCACGCTCCCGACATCAAGCGGGTCGACTACCGGATCGAACTGCTCACCGCGCGCCGGGCGGCGAGCTACCCGGTGGCCGCTCCGGAGGGCCTGCCGAAGACCTGGAAGGCGACCTCGGTGCGCTACCAGGGCGAGGACTCCGACCGCTGGCACCTCGGTTTCCGGACGCCCGACGGACAGTACGTGCAGGTCGAGCAGTCCGCCGAGAAGCGGGCCGACTTCATCGACCGGGCCAGCCAGGGCGCCGCGGCCACGAAGCGGACCGAACGGATCGGCGCGCGCACCTGGACCCGCTACACCGGCGGGCGCTACGACGCCCTCGTACTGGAGAACACCCCCGGCTCCACGACCGTGGTGGCGGGCACGGCGACCTTCGCACGGCTCACGGAGATGGCGGCGGCGCTGAGGACCCGGTGA
- the glpX gene encoding class II fructose-bisphosphatase, whose amino-acid sequence MTEHHHLPSELDVPSEAPDRNLALELVRVTEAAAMAAGRWVGRGDKNGADGAAVRAMRTLVSTVSMNGVVVIGEGEKDEAPMLFNGEHVGDGTGPEVDIAVDPIDGTTLTAKGMPNAIAVLAAAERGAMFDPSAVFYMDKLVTGPDAADFVDIDAPVSVNIRRVAKAKRSTPEGVTVVILDRPRHDGVIKEIRETGARIKLISDGDVAGSILALREGTGIDLLLGIGGTPEGIISACAVKCLGGTIQGKLWPKDEEERARAVDAGHDLDRVLTTEDLVTGENVFFVATGITDGELLRGVRYRSETATTDSIVMRSKSGTVRRIDSEHRLSKLRAYSAIDFDRAK is encoded by the coding sequence ATGACCGAGCACCATCACCTGCCGTCCGAACTGGACGTCCCCTCCGAGGCCCCCGACCGCAACCTCGCCCTGGAACTCGTCCGCGTGACCGAAGCCGCGGCGATGGCCGCGGGCCGCTGGGTCGGACGCGGCGACAAGAACGGCGCCGACGGCGCCGCGGTGCGCGCCATGCGGACCCTCGTCTCCACCGTGTCGATGAACGGCGTGGTCGTCATCGGCGAGGGCGAGAAGGACGAGGCGCCGATGCTCTTCAACGGAGAGCACGTGGGCGACGGCACCGGGCCCGAGGTGGACATCGCCGTCGACCCGATCGACGGCACCACCCTGACGGCCAAGGGCATGCCCAACGCCATCGCCGTCCTCGCCGCCGCCGAGCGCGGCGCCATGTTCGACCCGTCCGCCGTGTTCTACATGGACAAGCTGGTCACCGGGCCCGACGCCGCCGACTTCGTCGACATCGACGCGCCCGTGTCGGTGAACATCCGCCGGGTCGCCAAGGCCAAGCGGTCCACGCCCGAGGGCGTCACGGTCGTCATCCTGGACCGGCCCCGGCACGACGGCGTCATCAAGGAGATCCGGGAGACCGGCGCGCGCATCAAGCTGATCTCGGACGGCGACGTGGCCGGCTCGATCCTGGCGCTGCGCGAGGGCACGGGCATCGACCTGCTGCTCGGCATCGGGGGCACCCCCGAGGGGATCATCTCGGCCTGCGCGGTGAAGTGCCTGGGCGGCACCATCCAGGGCAAGCTGTGGCCCAAGGACGAGGAGGAGCGGGCACGGGCCGTGGACGCCGGGCACGACCTCGACCGGGTACTGACCACCGAGGACCTGGTCACCGGGGAGAACGTGTTCTTCGTCGCCACCGGCATCACCGACGGCGAACTGCTGCGCGGGGTGCGGTACCGGTCGGAGACCGCTACCACCGACTCGATCGTGATGCGGTCCAAGTCCGGCACCGTGCGGCGGATCGACTCCGAGCACCGGCTGAGCAAGCTGCGGGCCTACAGCGCGATCGACTTCGACCGCGCGAAGTAG